A window from Pseudomonas alloputida encodes these proteins:
- the murU gene encoding N-acetylmuramate alpha-1-phosphate uridylyltransferase MurU — translation MKAMILAAGKGERMRPLTLHTPKPLVPVAGQPLIEYHLRALAAAGVTEVVINHAWLGQQIEDHLGDGSRFGLSIRYSPEGEPLETGGGIFKALPLLGDAPFLLVNGDVWTDYDFARLQAPLQGLAHLVLVDNPGHHGRGDFRLVGEQVVDGDDAPGTLTFSGISVLHPALFEGCQAGAFKLAPLLRQAMAAGKVSGEHYRGHWVDVGTLERLAEAESLIGERA, via the coding sequence AAACCGTTGGTCCCGGTCGCCGGCCAGCCGCTGATCGAGTACCACTTGCGCGCCCTGGCGGCAGCGGGCGTGACCGAAGTGGTGATCAACCATGCCTGGCTTGGCCAGCAGATCGAAGACCATCTGGGCGACGGTAGCCGCTTCGGCCTGAGCATTCGCTATTCACCTGAAGGTGAACCGCTGGAAACCGGCGGCGGCATCTTCAAGGCCCTGCCTTTGTTGGGTGATGCGCCGTTCCTGCTGGTGAATGGCGATGTGTGGACCGACTACGACTTCGCGCGTTTGCAGGCTCCCCTGCAAGGCCTGGCTCACCTGGTACTGGTCGACAACCCTGGCCATCACGGCCGTGGTGACTTCCGCCTGGTGGGCGAGCAGGTCGTTGACGGCGATGACGCGCCCGGCACGCTGACCTTCAGCGGCATTTCCGTGCTGCACCCGGCGCTGTTCGAAGGTTGCCAGGCGGGTGCCTTCAAACTGGCACCGTTGCTGCGCCAGGCGATGGCGGCCGGCAAGGTATCTGGCGAACACTACCGTGGGCACTGGGTGGATGTTGGCACGCTTGAACGCCTGGCCGAGGCTGAGTCTCTGATTGGCGAGCGCGCCTGA